The genomic interval TGCTTTTATTctgaaggatgatagcatagtcgcagatttgaacataggtattcgtacgatgatttagaacattacagtttttacacagtaagatattccaagtctcgaTATtggcatcaaattctactacattttattctgaaattgtgtggcagacCAACCGTAAGGTGTGCGTCGCCTTAAGTAACGTGAAATACTTACAAGACAAGTCATTTGCTAATGCAAGTTTACTATCCTAACAGTAACGTTAGACACTTGGCAGCGTCTAGCTTACTGTAGCTGTATCAATACTATACTACATGTAACCTCGCACTCCGAACGTGTCTACGCAGTGGATTTTTTAGTTGATGGATAACATCGCTTTATAACGCAAATGTGAGCCGAAACTCATTCTGCTACTCAccaggcgcacggccaatatgggagactctctccaataggggagacaatctcccacattagagacttgctttgcaaaaggacataagaaacaacaccaacaaaaacatgattttttccacccaaaattttgtctcactgaggtcagaagcccatttgttttgtgtgtgattgacaacaaaaatccttatcaaaacaaaagtagacggtgaatttttaaagtagacggtgaaaaggggtaatttttcatgaggaatctgcttatcacatttttatttgcggccaaggtaatccttttgcagcaaatgtaaacaaaggaaattgatcTCCaaaattggagactgtctctgaaattggatacccaaattctttacaaaagtctctgatattggagataatctcccacattggagacagtctccaatattggccgtaaGTCTCTACTGccagggctttttctggtgaaaaacgttccattttcaattttttgaatattttttaatataaaaagcaCATATAAAAGAGCAAAATTGCTTACCTCGTcctggaaagtggcttcgcatgtctcttcgacggaaataaaaggaaggtcgttggtggcgctaatacaattcacaaccttaattcagcttgtcGGTATTTGTAAAACTAGATTCTTGATTCATTGTATGGATACTCATGTCGCCTAATTCTGGCTTATACTTATAGTATAATGTTTTGTCAACTTACATTAGTGCGAGATTAGCTATACTCTCCTCGCACTGCGCTGCAAACGTGATTACCAGTAGAGGTGCTGGTCAAAAAATTAGGGTCGTCCCAgtttacagggactgtctcagttttcaaagatttctccacacaagaaatctaggaaagttcattcacctgtcaagtgccgacaccaatcaagtgcgctagtcaatgtaaacatatcaggtcatgaaaaatagacggtgaactgggggaattgaggtcactgagggaattgaggtcactgaatccatttttagcactctcaatcCCCGTAATTGCTGTCTATGTCCCGCAGGGGTAAGTAAAAGAAAACTATCCCCATAAACAAGGACAATCCCAATTTATCAAGACACCatttgtcttggtttatgaggatatcctcgttttcttggaaaattcaaatttttggaTCAGCATCTCTACTGATTATGCAGTGGATTTTTGAGAAGTCGGTAAACATCACTTCATTACAGAAGTAATGTTTGCCGAAACTTGCTCCAGCTAGTCAGCGGGGCTCTTCCCGGTGAGCAGCTATAAGatagtaatttttttcaaaatcatactTTGAAAGCACACATAGAAGAGAAAAACCGCTAACCTTGGCCGGGAAAGTGCTTTCGCATGTCTCTTCAACGGAAATGAAAGGAAGCTCGGttgtggcgctaataaatttcataaCCTAAATTCAGCTCGTGGATAGTTTTATAACTGTGTTTCAATTCATTCAGTTCCCATAGGAACTCTGCAAAGCAGTTTTTTGCCGCATTATGCTAAGCTGAACCCATTACgtatgaaacattttacgtctaggctAATCGGTCATAgacaacagaaattactctgGGGCCTTTTTGGTTAAATTGGAGATAATGGCAGagctgggatttgaactcacaacctttcaatcatgagtccaatgctctaagcACTAGACCACACTACCCTTGCTGTTTACCATTATGGTCTTTCTAGCCATTTTTCTTGATCTGTTTATTATACCTAACCTAagttaatttgatttcatttttttcacaggACGCTGGACAGATCTTGTGCCAAGCATGTCGCCTAGTCCCGCTTCAAGACAACTTGATGGTTACCAAAGTCTGTCAGCTAATAGTCATCATTACTCATCAAAAGGTAAAGTATCAGACGCTTGTTTTCTGTAATAAATCATCTTTATAATAATCAAGTCTCTATGATGGAAAAAAGGAAGCAAAAATGATATCAATTAGATCCCTAGTTATTTTATTGCATGTGTATTAAAGTCTCGGGTTTGTGCTTTAATCAGATCTATGCAACCTTCCAGGGCATTTTTGATGTATCATTATGTGCAACACTGCGCATTTTGGGTGCATTGTTTGTACTGTCTTGCTAACCTGACAGTGACTTAACAGGGAATCCTAAGCAGACTACAGAAAACACTAAAGATATCATAGgtaatttgtttcatttataaattaACTGGTTGAATATGGAATTCCTGAATTTTCCAAAGACTTTGTACAGGGCCACTGGGTTCCTCAAAGCAACATGCTGAGCATACTTTGGTTTCCAGACAAATattattggcccgtattctgaagtctggtttaaagttgtggtttaactatggagagccaatttgGGCACAAATCTCTATTAGTAcatgttcaatttattaactctaATGGTACTGATATCACTAATAACTGTCtcagaatgataactgaagtattttcgttattatgaaagcaaagcgaaacaaaatagtaaatataagaaatatacaatataagcagaacttttggctccccataattttagcacagtgttagaccatggtttaattcaaaacccgacttcagaatacgggcctttgtcATTATATAACTATCAGCACTGACTATACTCTAGattgttgattggctgagaagcaatgCTCTATGATTGTTGCTGTAATATGTTTGTAGAAACTGTTAGAAAATGACTATTTTGTTAGTTAGTGCAGAAAACTTTCATAAAACTGTCCCCTTTTAATACcatgttgctatgggaacataACAATTGAATAGTTTTTTGTtgcttgtgttttttttcctaGGTGAATCTCACGAAACCCAGCACGACAGCACTTCTAGAGTTTGTGATTGGAGTTAGCAAGCAATGTGTATCATGGATGCTCCCAGACACATTAAGGGCTCTAGGTGCCATTCTCTATGAAAATGGACCAAAGAGTGAAATGGTAGGCAATCCTTTAGAAGTGAAAAATGTGTTCATTGTAGCTTTGTGTTAAAAGAGACGTCAAGTAGGGTTTAATAATAAGAGAACAGTTTGAGGAAAATATTCATTGTTTGGCAAATACCCTTCAAAGAAATGACTGTTTTATGATTTCCAAACCGTTAGTAGTTCATGAtgactgaaatttttttttttttcaatttagaagtgttatgaaataatgttttttatattctgaaatgatagttaatttcattttcaatttttggacaaaatgtaaattaATGGAATTAGTATCACATGACCTGTGGAAGAGCTGCTTGCTTCATGATGACATGAAAATTGAAAGTGTAATAATTCATAAATTTGAAGTTTTGaaagtcataactttttcattcatttttttgccAAATATAGTGTTTTTTCCATTGAATTATAAACTGATTTTACTTCAGAATGAACTTGACCTTCAAAGGATCATCAAGTCTCTTGCTATTAAGATATTGCATTCATGTGACCTTGGTACCTTTAAGTCTGTTTTTCCGGTCATTCTTCTCAACAGCAGCTTAGATATGttacttttcattcatttctgcTATTAATTCAGGATAGCTCATACTGCCAAATGAGTGTTAGTTGTTCATAAGACCCTGATACTATTTAATACAACAATGTAAATCATCAAATTGCTAAGATTAAAGCTGAGTTTCAAACAGTATTTAGGCTGAGACAGTTCCAATTACAGCATACAGTTACTATATCATCTTTTTAGTTTTCCTCAGTGCATAGAGATGCTGTTGCAGTGATATTTGCAACAAAAGCActggattattattataatttaatcAAGTATATATGACTATTCAGACACTGTCCTGTATTATATAGGCCCAAAATATTCCTACATGTGAGACAACCCTTGCCATACCAAACAgtataaattatgaaagaaaaagtaaaataaaatctttAAACTATAGATATTAATGCATTGGGTCTTGATATCGTCAAAATGTGTTTTGTACTTATTCCTTTTCAGTTTCTTGAAGAAATGTTGATGCCGACGCCTCCAGGTCTCCTGCAGAAAATGGTCTTGTCACATGACCATGAAGTCAGACGCACAGCTATCCTCTGCGTTGCTAATGCTTGTATGAAGTAAGCAATAATCCATAACTTTCTTTCTAATTCTTCATGTTTCATGATATATTCAATGCTAGGGAAAAAAGGCTTCCAAAAGTTGAAGAGTGTTAAGGCtgtaaagaaaatcaaatgctGGAGGGAAATATGAGAGAAAGTGGGATACTCTTGAAACCTGTTATAAGTGAGAAAGGTGAAATTTATGGATCTTATAATTGGAATGCATGTTAACAATTATCTGTATACTATTATCTAGGCATAAAATCTGTTATTCAGTGAAGTCAATGGTTGTAAGATTTTGTTCAGAATATCTGTGAAAGGCAATCAAATGCTGTTGACTTTGTTTCCAATTCATGTTTTTGACCAGGCAAACAGCAGATTTCCTTTGATTTCAGgagagtatttcatcaacatttgtcacTGACGGGTCAGATTTCACaaatatattgattttcattggctgagaagcagGGGTGTCTGAttattactatggtaactttcaGATAAGATGGACTTTGTCAGATAAATCACCTGACAAGTCTGTGCATGAAATGCTCCCGGGGGAAACAATTTTCATCTTAGAAGCTTTTATTATGTTCTCCCGTCTTTTTGTTACATCGAACAGGAGTGAGGATGGAAGGGTGATCAGCGAGCCGCTTCTGAGTCTCAGTTTAGACATAATCTTATCAGCACTTCATACCTCTAAACCGACTGGTTGTGATGACTATACTCATGTTAGGGTGAGTAAAGAAATGTAGTCTGGTTGAATTTACCTCCCATAATTTGAATAATTGCCCAAGTTTAAGCAACTTTTCAGACCAGATTATTCAACATACACTTTATGGATGAGGAGAGGAAGGTGCAagggaaggagaaggaggaggggggaggggaagaggaagaagagcaGAAGGAGGAGAattatgaagaagaagaggaagggggCAGAGGAAAAGGAAATGAGAAAGAACAATATGAAAAGGAGGATGAAGAAGTGGAGGAGGAAGAGGTGTAGGAGGAAtgggaaggagaaagagaaaagaaaaggggaagaatACTAGGCAGAAAAGgaatgagaggaagagagaaagagctGAAGAAGCAGAAAGACTGCGAAGGGAGCAGATTGTCTTCTTTGAAGAAGACAAATGAGTAGAAATGAAAAACTGAATGAAcactgaagaagaaaaagacccTGAAGAAGACATACAAGAAGACCTTGATAGAGGAGTAGAAGTGAATAATCAGTGCACACTTGGGttacataatcaaacacatTTACTTAcccattgattttgtttttctttcagttCTTATTAGGAGCACTTCGGGGGTTGCAGAACCTTTTATCTGCTCAGAAGAACATCCATGTTGAACAGTTGGGGTCAGTTTTAGCAGCCCTGAAGGTGAAGAGCATAATCTATAGAATCACATTGTAATATCACGGCACCATCTTCCAAACATTCTtatctgatatacatgtaattattttatGCAATTAGGTAGTAACAAATGCATTAtttcaataagccagttcgtagttccactctgcgcatgatcagaagattctgcgcatgatcagaggaaggtcgtttgtactaaagtgacatggtggtttaaaatttaatgagataagcaccaaattcgatgtcttgattattcatatattattttgaattgtatttttcattcacatccacaaaaaaatgcgtccacgaatgactggtatatttcacagtttgccaagtacattgtacaacatcctctagtatgcattcaaagtagaaatgcaacaaataacttcatagagtgttcattgatgcactattctagtcacctggtctattcaatttcttcatcccgctatgtaaggcatgcatatgtaatatcttgctttgaaatctgcctatcttaatgaaagaaatgaaaggtcttttgaccaaaattgtcccagaaataactacgaactggtctatttgaGATATATCCAAGCACTTCTATTGCGAATCCCAGTTTAACTGAGCATGTGGTCGAAAGTTGTGGTTcagctatagatagtcaaattTGGCATAACTTCTTAATGATGAAAGCTATAGAatataccagaaaaaaaaattaccagaaGAAAATTCCAAAAACTTTTAATATATTATTGCCTTTTCTGTTTCTTCTTAGAGCTATTCCTTGTATGGATTACCAGGCATTGGGACCAATTTTCAGATCCCTTCCACCCTCTTCCCTTCCTCCCTCTACCAGTCCAGCCCTTCCCCTGCTAGACCCAATACCCAGCCGAAAGGAGATGATGTTTCAGAGGGGAAAGGCGCCCAGGGTGGAACACCAAAGTCGTCCACAGGAAGGAAGAATaagagaagaggaggaaagaagcAACAGGAGAAAGAGTgagtgatagatagatagaatggTTTATTAATCACAGCCAAAGGCCGGATTGTGATCTATTTTACAAACATGCAAGTTACATATAAAGTTTTCATACAAAGTATCATAACATTTTCTAAATGATACACTCTAAACTTTGTGatcttagaaaaaaaagtgtcagtggagaaaaagaagaatgtaGTAGTGGGTGAGTGAGAATAAAGAAGGAAACTAGacgaatgaaaatgaaagtcatgAAGGTGTAAGGGAGTAAATAGAGAGTTCaatggaaaagagaggagagaaaaggaggaaacccagaaggagaaaaggaagagaaaagaagagaacaCGTTTATCAAATCTTGACATGTACACACCATATCCTATCACTTAGAGATGGTAGCAGGTTAAAGTCAGTGAgatttcaaaacaataaaacattaaatATTGACATAGTAAAATATGCAATGATGTAATGGAACTGTGGAATCATCAACAAAATGTGAATGTAATACtttgtgagtaaaaaaaaagtgcaataCACAGCTGAACGTGAGCCTAAATCGCAAAGGTGTGAGCCAGGCCTATGCGCTCTCAAAAGCCCCCAATCATAAATGCCCGACAATACTGCAGTATTTGCCACAATATTTCCTTGgattaagtaaaaaaatatccCCCATGTCACCATATCAATGTTGTGAAAGCAGACTGGAAGCTCGTTCATTTTAATAGTAGATGCTTGAGTTTTCATGTTTGTAATGGGCATTGCTGTGAATGATATATATGATTGAACCATGTTCTTGATTTGTGTAGACTAGCAAAACAACAGCGGGAGAAACAGGAAGAAAACCCAACAGCTTTCATGAAACAGGGAGGACACCAGCCTGATGGAACAGCCGCAGCAGATGGCTCTTCCAATCAAGATGCACTCTCCTTCTGGCCTAGCTGGGGTAGAGTAAGCAGTTCAGAGTCAGAGTACTCAGATTCAGAGGGAGGACAGGTATCAAAACTAAGATCTGCATCATGTAAAGTGAGGCAGGCTTCCCTAGGGTGTCTCCACAGTGTCGTGAAGGTGAGTAtttaaaggtttaaaaagtattttggaGGAAGGGCCGGTATCTAAATTAAGATCAGTTTCATCTAAAAGGAGACATGCTTTTCCACGATGTGTAGAGTATGGTGAAGTAAAGTGTTGCCTAAAAGGTTAACAAGTTTATTTTTGAAAGGTAATTGCCTTGTTAGTAAGACATCCTCCTATATTATGTCACGAGGGACTCTAAACATAAGCCTGATTAAGGGTTACAAATTATTGATTGAAATTTTCAGATCATTCTAAATTGAATTTGACATCTCTTGACTATACAGCACCTTAATGATCTTTATGTTTGCTGCACTtctgggtcctgtaacacaaagggtAAAGATTAATCGTACGCTCGATTTCATGAGTAATTGAACATTGTAGtcaatcaatgcaatcaatcgtatgAAAATGTTCTACAATGATTGTCAAGCTCTGTGTTGTGGGCAACTGGTCTTATTTTGTCatgattgaaaaacaaaaacattcgtCATTTTCTTGTAAAaggttgaaaaaataaaaataatgtaagggATTATTGTAACATTCGACTACCCATAGTTTCAAAATTTGATGATGCTTTGATTTAAGCTAATGCAACTTTGAAAATAGATATCACTGACAATAAGAGATGATCAGTAATTAGAGGTCATAGAGGAGAAGACTTTCAccacattgattttttttgtgaatcaaatgacaaagaatatAATCATTTTCTGTTCTGGTGACTGAGTGTTCCTTACTTGTATACTTTCATCATGTGTACCCATAGGCATTCTCATAGTATTGATCAACTCTTGGTTTATAACTATTAAAGATCACACTCATATGAAGTACCAGTTCcaattgtacaacgcctacttagcttgttgtacacGAGCAAATGGGAGACTGAATGTCAAACAGTACTGTTGCACACACGACATACCATGCAAAATGTACCATTGCACGGTtctaggaggtgacgtcacaatacgattcaattcattgcgctcagtaaaaaatgaaggtgaaaTACATGCacgcgtatagcctgctggctaaatgcgcaatgctgcctgaggtcatgtgcgcttgtgagagtttgctttttgcttttaatatattgctcccttttcatagattactgcaggaaaaaaactctttgtttttcatattttcgctaaacaCCGggtgttgtacaacacaaatagcgaatattcttattcgtgcaatggtgtgagatttcgcattcggtgacagaaagaaacactctattcaacttGGCTaatgcctcgttgaatagagcatctttctttcacctcatgcataatctcgcaccatcgcactcatgtctattcgctatttgtatactaatCAACGGGGGGGAGGTCACAAAGATATAAATTGGGACTAAACATCACACTGAAATACCCAGTGGAATGTAATGTATCCCTGCACTGATCAGATTATGCACAGGGAAAGGATGCTACCGCCTACATGTAGTTATCAGTGCATCAAATAACATATGTGTGTTGGTGCCTAATCCTGAGTTTTATCCATACTCAATTTTTGTGAAATACCAACTAGGTATATATTATTTCAATTGTGCAGTGAACATTGTCCAAAATAAATCTtgcattgaaatgaaatgattttcaGGCTAAGGTCTTTGGACATTGTGTACCCCAATCTGTTAATATGAATTTTAATGTGTTCTGTAGTACATTGCCTTTCTGGTGAGTATTTGAATAAGGAAGATGAAATTTAGTAGTATGTAGCAGTATGGACTATAACCCTGTTTTGTCTGGATTTAAATCCTGGTTTAATTCATGAGAATACTGCTCTGTGGTTTTTTGTTGGTAGTTCAAGGatctctcatttttttgttacttccTCACCAGAACACGGATAAGAGGCAGATGTTTGGTTACTGGGCAGCATTCATTCCAGACGCACCGCCTACCACGGGTCTCAACACGCAGACCCTATTCACCTGTATGTTGAAGGATCCATCTCCGAAGGCTAGGGTAGCAAGTGTTGCAGTCATCATGGCTCTCCTTGATGGCTCTAAACAGTTCCTTATTGCAGCTGATGAAAGGTAAGAATTGATGTTTAATCTATggctaaatacatgtacatgtcgaGCCTCAGGTATTCATTATCAAGTTAGAGCTGGTAAATGAGAAAGGGAGTTGGGAGGTCGAAGGATTTCCTGTTACTTTAAAGGAAAACATGGCAAGTGTTGCAATCATCATGGCTTTTCTTGATGGCTCCCAACATTCCTTTATTACAGTAAATGACAGGTAACAACTGACATGTTTATTGGCCCAAAGGAACCACAAGCTTTCATTATTAAGCTCTGGTAGATATTAAGAAAGGGAGTTGGTAGATTTGAGAATACCCTCTCACTCCAAAGGCCAGGATGGCAAGGGTTGCAATTAACATGGCTCTTTGTGATGGCTTTTTACTATTATCACGACATATGATATTTAGTAGAGCGGATAAGCTCTAAAAAACACAACAATcgtgcaaattttgaccaaagcatgaaacttttacAAGCATTAGTATATTTCGTAAGATTAATTTTAAAGGTGGGAGGTAAATTtgtaaatgccattttcggccattgccatggcaacagattaattactccaaaataacatgcattcccatgtaaattGGTAAATAGACATAAATGGTATAGGTGACCAAAAAGATATTTTAGATGTAGAAAATGTAATTGTTCGATCTATGGTCAAATGGAACCACAAGATTTACAGTATTAAACTCCATAAGAATTTGTTGCTAGAGATCTAGGGACTCACTGTGATCACAACAGACATGGTAGCACACATTGTGGTCATCATAGCTCTCCTTGATGGATTAAAAAGGATAAAGATTATTTGAATAAGTGAATGTTAACCCTTTGTGAAAAGAATCTTAGCCTTCCTTTATTAAGTTTGAGGAAATTGAGTACAGCCCTCTACAAGCAAGGCCAGGGATTGCAACTAATGCTGTAGTCATGGCTCGTGATGGCCCAGTTAAGTTCTTATTACAGTCAGTTGATAAGTAATAACTTATTGTTCTCATTATTGAGCTTTACAAGATGGAAGTATTGTAGTTAAGACTCTAAGAATAACCCTTCCCATAGGCAGGAGTATTGGAATTATCATCACTTTCTTAGACAACTCCAAGCAGTACCTCATTGCAGATGATGTCACTGAGAATTTTGCATGTAGCAATACTGTTTGTCAGAGTATacttccataaaataatcaacatttttgtttgtcaaacCCCCTTTTCACTTCACTTCAGGAACTACCCAAAGTCATGATGGGCGTTAAACCTTTCGTATGAAGGTTCTGTTTATGAGGAATCGGAAGTTTATACATCCTTTATGGAATTGCTCTGCTCATTATGTCTATGTTCCAGTGTGAAATgacaataatatttatttttcctcACAGAGTTCAGAAGAAAACCGCCTTCACGCCATTTTCCTATACACTAGCATGTACGATCAAGGAGATACACAGAAGCCTTCTTTTAGCCTTGGTTGCTGAAAGCTTCCATACCACAATTACACAAATCGTAAAGGTAGGAATACTTGTTGGTATCGACCTCAGTTGGGATATTTTACGTGTTACGCAGTTTACAAGTGCACTTCAAGGCAACCCTGTACActgtaaataatgtttttttatttcatgctgAGAAAACTCAGAAGTTCATTCTCAAGATCTTAATTTCACGCTACGCAATATCACAAGAATGGTTTCATTACACACTTTTATATGCACACAGTCAAGTCAAGTGTAGTCAAGCTTGCAGCACTGAAGCTGACTCAAAGAATCCAGtttgcaaaaaatatatattcaggaaataattattcaacCATGTTTGGATAATCATAATTCAAACATCatgaaaaatactttgaaattatgatgatgatgatgatggatcaTAAAATCAAAGAGACCAAAATGGAAAATTGGCCTAACATAATAAAgttacaaattggcaatttcaGTCTTGGTATTTCTACACTCTATGTGCTCATTATTGCTGGGATTATTTAAACTAGTTTCACATacttaataaataaaatcagtTATCTCAACATGATACAGAGTTTATTTAAAGTATTTCATAAATGAAAATTTCTggagaaaatcagacaagtttgTGGTAGTTACAGAGCGCAGTCCCGAGTTGCTGCTGCATGTGTCGACTGTTATTACTCTGGTGCTGAGTTTTAATTTGTGTTTATCTCACTTGTCATGAAATCTGTAAACTTGATATTGCATGATTATTTTTGCATTTACAGTAATACTGTACACTTTTACCTCCTGGATCTTGCCTGTAAACATCAGATGTGTAAAGGCTATTTATCATTCATGTGTGATGGTTTTCCCCAAACTTCTCTCAACCATATGCAActatttttatacttttattaCTGTGAAGTTTGGTGCCTTGAGAAAACATGTTCAGGCCATTGCTTTAGCAGAAATACAGCTCAGTCTCGATGTGGGGTCTTTTGCCAATGGGCACAGTGATCTTGATCTTGGgggttgtttcacaaagattgaatgaagtatgacttaagtcgcacttaaacgCCGACGTGTACGTGATATGCAACACGATCTTATTGATTGATACGCAGTAGTTTGCGTCCTCAtgacatgatctgaccaatgtggtcaaGCCTTTCGTACCGTACGCATctcggtatttaagtgcgactctaagtcatacttaaatctttgtgaaacacccccaggtctCATAAATCCAACATtgcttcttcttcatttgtgcATTATGTGCACCTTAATTTTTTatctacttatttatttgttattatttattgaaatatatttatataggaTGAGAACAATCATTACAGTGGCTGTTGTACATTGCAGTCCTGTGACATAGAACAGTGAATAAAGATCACAAAAAACATGTGCAGAAATAATGTATGGTCagcaataataatgacaaagaatAAACAGAACAGATCAAGAATATAAAAGAGcagattgataaataaaggtTGACAATGTATGCTCTATTGAGCAGGCCTCTATctatataaaagaaaagaaacttcaataaatggtttccaacAAAGTTCTCTCTTTTATGTTATATTTGCAcctcatttt from Lytechinus pictus isolate F3 Inbred chromosome 2, Lp3.0, whole genome shotgun sequence carries:
- the LOC129254400 gene encoding HEAT repeat-containing protein 6-like; amino-acid sequence: MQWIFEKSDAGQILCQACRLVPLQDNLMVTKVCQLIVIITHQKVNLTKPSTTALLEFVIGVSKQCVSWMLPDTLRALGAILYENGPKSEMFLEEMLMPTPPGLLQKMVLSHDHEVRRTAILCVANACMKSEDGRVISEPLLSLSLDIILSALHTSKPTGCDDYTHVRFLLGALRGLQNLLSAQKNIHVEQLGSVLAALKSYSLYGLPGIGTNFQIPSTLFPSSLYQSSPSPARPNTQPKGDDVSEGKGAQGGTPKSSTGRKNKRRGGKKQQEKELAKQQREKQEENPTAFMKQGGHQPDGTAAADGSSNQDALSFWPSWGRVSSSESEYSDSEGGQVSKLRSASCKVRQASLGCLHSVVKNTDKRQMFGYWAAFIPDAPPTTGLNTQTLFTCMLKDPSPKARVASVAVIMALLDGSKQFLIAADERVQKKTAFTPFSYTLACTIKEIHRSLLLALVAESFHTTITQIVKCLSMLAMNVPYNHLEAGLLTRVIRALKPFFCHRDSNVRTACLTCVGAVLGASPPLDEVTKLLESSERPKAGGSGTLFLQLKANQSSNNVESPVDESGRDNPTEVGSPADSAEQDPRQALGLPSAGEADRTEQALKRMSLKDGQSASGRSEATDDRTVNPANDGSNRMSWLVRLCSDICLPADTLEYAANSQNERYGIESLPVRIESLQVLTQMVKGYFHIMRGSLMHLAHIIIECLSDRDAQIQLHSLKVLEELGKALLDQLDSEGEKSAKLKPPLQPQEALEVWRKLLSGTLPRILQDSSNSVLQSCACDCLSTIGPQVFELLEGRERALCITLLLGLSCEEDYRVKAASIRALGVFVLYPCLRQDVLFVADTANAILSSLQDSSVNVRMRATWSLGNLSDALLINL